The Listeria cossartiae subsp. cossartiae genome includes a region encoding these proteins:
- a CDS encoding tetratricopeptide repeat protein: protein MELANKMLHALEHEDMALAKKYFDEVVQAGTDEEQYYLAEELFSLGFLDETEDLYELLLAKYKDEGELLVRAAEVALEKDDIDSAQDYLEKVNKEDEAYIESLLVLADLYQMQGLFEVSEQKLLEAKQIAPNEPIIDFALGEYYLSQARFASAVQSYQTAVEAGLTIISNGAVSVYERIAEAFAASGAFEEALSYYERALEDKESVDTLFGMGLTAYQAKDYTKAIHALEHLREHDPSYTTLYSYLAKSYEENGEPEKAIAVLKDGLTQDEFNKEMFLEAGNLAVTLRLPEEAEEFYRQAIVLDEEYSEAIMQLNKLLLAKENYEGVIELVEGLGEEVISEPQIFWDVSVAYQETEQYNKAKANYELAYSHFTNNPTFLKEYGLFLREEGEHAKSQEVLRNYLELEPEDTEILSLFD from the coding sequence ATGGAATTAGCTAATAAAATGTTACATGCGTTAGAGCATGAAGATATGGCGCTTGCGAAGAAGTATTTTGATGAAGTTGTGCAAGCGGGGACAGATGAGGAACAATACTATTTAGCAGAAGAATTATTTTCACTCGGATTTTTAGATGAAACAGAGGATTTATACGAGCTTCTGTTAGCAAAATATAAGGATGAGGGCGAGTTGCTTGTCCGGGCAGCCGAGGTCGCACTTGAAAAAGACGATATCGATTCTGCGCAAGATTATTTAGAAAAAGTAAACAAAGAAGATGAAGCGTATATTGAGAGTTTGCTCGTATTAGCTGATTTATATCAAATGCAAGGGTTGTTTGAAGTAAGTGAGCAAAAATTACTAGAAGCCAAACAAATCGCGCCAAATGAGCCGATTATTGATTTTGCACTAGGGGAATATTATTTATCGCAAGCTAGATTCGCGTCCGCTGTGCAGTCTTACCAAACGGCTGTTGAAGCTGGCTTAACGATTATTTCGAATGGTGCGGTGTCTGTTTATGAGCGGATTGCCGAGGCATTTGCTGCTAGTGGAGCGTTTGAAGAAGCGCTATCCTACTATGAACGCGCGCTCGAAGATAAAGAGTCGGTCGATACACTTTTCGGCATGGGATTAACGGCTTATCAGGCCAAAGATTATACGAAAGCGATTCATGCGCTGGAACATTTGCGTGAACACGATCCTTCTTACACAACGCTCTATTCTTATTTAGCGAAAAGCTACGAAGAAAATGGCGAACCGGAAAAAGCGATTGCGGTACTCAAAGACGGTTTGACGCAAGATGAATTTAATAAAGAAATGTTCCTTGAAGCTGGAAATCTGGCCGTTACGTTACGTTTACCAGAAGAAGCAGAAGAATTTTATCGTCAGGCGATCGTGTTGGATGAGGAATATTCGGAAGCAATTATGCAGCTGAACAAATTATTACTTGCGAAGGAAAACTACGAAGGGGTCATCGAATTAGTGGAAGGCCTTGGAGAGGAAGTTATTTCCGAGCCACAAATTTTCTGGGACGTAAGTGTTGCATATCAGGAAACAGAACAATATAATAAAGCAAAAGCAAATTATGAACTGGCTTACTCGCACTTTACAAATAATCCTACCTTCTTAAAAGAGTATGGTTTATTTTTAAGAGAAGAAGGCGAACACGCAAAATCACAAGAAGTTTTGCGTAACTATTTGGAACTAGAGCCAGAAGACACAGAGATTTTATCTTTATTTGATTAA
- the aroB gene encoding 3-dehydroquinate synthase, with protein sequence MPEITVRAKSKTYPVYINEFALEDVREKWTESLAKFSHVFVLTDGHVAELHKAKLDEVLADLPVVTYYVAPNGEEAKTFRVYEDVMTKMIETGLDRKAVLIAFGGGVIGDLGGFVAATYMRGIPFYQVPTTVLAHDSAVGGKVAINHPLGKNMIGNFYQPEAVIYDTQFFATLPEREMRSGFAEMIKHALISDQTLLRALMDTFTEPKDFYTKDLTPFLQRGIEIKANIVAQDETEQGVRAYLNFGHTFGHALEAYGNFGKWLHGEAITYGMIYALTMSETVYGLDFDLAEFKTWLGQLGYDTTFDATVPFNKILENMRHDKKTTFNEISMVLLEEIGKPVIFKAEDDLIFETYKRVMRNGGDIF encoded by the coding sequence ATGCCAGAAATTACAGTCCGTGCTAAAAGTAAAACATATCCAGTATATATTAATGAATTCGCCTTAGAAGACGTTCGGGAAAAATGGACAGAGAGTCTAGCTAAGTTTTCTCACGTGTTTGTCTTAACGGATGGGCACGTGGCGGAACTTCATAAAGCGAAACTTGATGAGGTTCTCGCTGATTTACCTGTAGTCACTTATTATGTGGCACCAAACGGCGAAGAAGCGAAAACGTTCCGTGTGTATGAAGACGTGATGACAAAAATGATTGAAACAGGACTTGATCGTAAAGCCGTTTTAATTGCTTTTGGTGGAGGCGTTATTGGTGATCTAGGCGGGTTTGTCGCTGCTACGTATATGAGAGGAATTCCATTTTATCAAGTACCTACGACGGTTCTCGCGCATGATAGTGCGGTTGGTGGCAAGGTCGCGATTAATCATCCACTTGGCAAAAACATGATTGGTAACTTTTACCAGCCAGAAGCGGTCATTTACGATACGCAGTTTTTTGCTACTTTACCAGAACGGGAAATGCGCTCTGGTTTTGCGGAAATGATTAAACATGCGCTTATTAGCGATCAGACGTTACTACGGGCCTTAATGGATACCTTTACGGAACCGAAAGACTTTTATACGAAGGATTTGACGCCGTTTTTACAACGCGGGATTGAAATTAAAGCGAATATCGTTGCGCAAGATGAAACCGAGCAAGGTGTGCGCGCGTATTTGAATTTTGGACATACGTTTGGGCATGCCCTAGAAGCTTACGGCAACTTTGGGAAATGGCTACACGGTGAGGCGATTACTTACGGGATGATTTATGCACTCACGATGAGTGAGACAGTTTACGGACTGGATTTCGATTTAGCAGAATTTAAAACGTGGTTAGGCCAGTTAGGTTATGATACGACTTTTGATGCGACCGTGCCTTTTAACAAGATACTGGAAAATATGCGTCATGATAAGAAAACCACTTTTAATGAAATAAGTATGGTTTTACTGGAAGAAATTGGCAAACCGGTCATTTTTAAAGCGGAAGATGACTTGATTTTTGAGACATACAAACGTGTGATGCGAAATGGAGGCGATATATTTTGA
- the aroC gene encoding chorismate synthase yields the protein MRYLTAGESHGPGLTTIIEGLPAGMPLLAEDVNKELKRRQGGHGRGARMRIEKDQVQITAGIRHGKTLGAPVAMFVENKDWKHWETVMSIEPVPEKNEKSRRVSRPRPGHADLVGGMKYGHNDMRNVLERSSARETTVRVAAGAVAKKLLHELGIEVAGHVLEIGGTRANLTRDYAVAEIQETSEASPVRCLDGVAAEEMMQKIDDAKKNGDTIGGIVEVVVGGVPAGLGSYVQWDKKLDAKIARAIVSINAFKGAEFGVGFEAARKPGSEVMDEILWSKEDGYTRRTNNLGGFEGGMTNGMPIVVRGVMKPIPTLYKPLQSVDIDSKETFNASVERSDSCAVPAASVVAEAVVAWEVAVAVLEKFDGDRFDTLKKHVEEHRNLTKEF from the coding sequence ATGAGATACTTAACGGCAGGAGAATCACACGGACCGGGGCTTACAACTATTATTGAAGGGTTACCAGCAGGAATGCCTCTACTTGCAGAAGATGTTAACAAAGAGTTAAAAAGAAGACAAGGTGGACATGGTCGAGGAGCGCGTATGCGTATCGAAAAAGACCAAGTACAAATCACGGCAGGAATTCGTCATGGCAAAACATTAGGCGCACCTGTAGCAATGTTTGTTGAAAATAAAGACTGGAAACATTGGGAAACGGTAATGAGCATTGAACCAGTTCCTGAAAAAAATGAAAAATCTCGTCGCGTATCTCGTCCGCGTCCAGGACATGCGGATTTGGTTGGCGGTATGAAATATGGTCATAACGATATGCGTAACGTACTAGAACGTTCTAGCGCGCGCGAAACGACTGTCCGTGTGGCAGCTGGTGCAGTAGCGAAAAAACTATTGCACGAACTAGGTATTGAAGTTGCTGGTCATGTACTTGAAATTGGTGGCACGCGTGCGAATTTAACACGTGATTATGCTGTAGCAGAAATTCAAGAAACATCGGAAGCTTCCCCAGTGCGTTGTTTAGACGGCGTGGCTGCAGAAGAAATGATGCAAAAAATTGATGACGCGAAAAAAAATGGCGACACGATTGGCGGAATCGTCGAAGTAGTTGTTGGCGGTGTACCAGCTGGACTTGGTAGCTACGTTCAATGGGATAAAAAATTAGATGCGAAAATTGCTCGTGCGATTGTAAGTATCAATGCATTTAAAGGCGCTGAATTCGGTGTCGGTTTTGAGGCTGCTAGAAAACCTGGTAGCGAAGTGATGGATGAAATTTTATGGAGTAAAGAAGATGGCTACACAAGACGTACAAATAATCTTGGGGGATTTGAAGGCGGAATGACAAATGGTATGCCAATCGTTGTGCGTGGCGTAATGAAACCAATCCCAACTTTATACAAACCACTTCAAAGTGTCGATATTGATTCTAAAGAAACATTTAATGCAAGTGTAGAACGTTCCGATAGTTGTGCAGTACCTGCCGCAAGCGTAGTAGCTGAAGCTGTTGTCGCTTGGGAAGTTGCAGTAGCTGTTTTAGAAAAATTTGATGGTGACCGTTTTGATACGCTTAAAAAACATGTGGAGGAACACCGAAACTTAACGAAGGAGTTTTAA
- the hisC gene encoding histidinol-phosphate transaminase: MKWKKSLAGLSSYKPGKREEEVMAELGLTKITKLSSNENPLGTSPKVAALQANSSVETEIYPDGWASSLRKEVADFYQLEEEELIFTAGVDELIELLTRVLLDTTKNTVMATPTFVQYRQNALIEGAEVREIPLLEDGAHDLAGMLKAMDENTTIVWLCNPNNPTGNYIELADIQAFLDKVPNDVLVVLDEAYIEYVTPQPEKHEKLIRTYKNLIITRTFSKIYGLASARVGYGIADKEIINQLNIVRPPFNTTSIGQKLAIEAIKDQAFIEACRISNANGIKQYEAFAKQFEQVKLYPANGNFVLIDLGIEAGTIFSYLEKNGYITRSGAALGFPTAVRITIGKEEENSAVIALLEKLL, from the coding sequence ATGAAATGGAAAAAATCACTTGCAGGTCTATCTTCTTATAAACCTGGGAAACGCGAAGAAGAAGTGATGGCAGAGCTTGGTTTAACGAAAATTACTAAACTATCATCCAACGAAAACCCGCTAGGAACTTCTCCAAAAGTGGCGGCACTTCAAGCCAATTCTAGCGTGGAAACAGAAATTTATCCTGATGGCTGGGCTTCTAGCTTACGTAAAGAAGTGGCTGATTTTTATCAATTGGAAGAAGAAGAATTGATTTTTACAGCTGGTGTCGATGAATTGATTGAGCTGTTGACGCGGGTTTTGCTGGATACGACGAAAAATACCGTGATGGCGACACCAACGTTTGTACAGTATCGTCAAAATGCGTTAATTGAAGGTGCGGAAGTAAGGGAAATCCCACTTCTTGAAGACGGTGCGCATGATTTGGCTGGTATGTTGAAGGCAATGGATGAAAACACGACGATTGTTTGGCTTTGTAATCCGAATAACCCGACTGGGAATTATATTGAGCTAGCGGATATTCAAGCGTTCTTAGACAAAGTACCGAATGATGTCCTTGTTGTTTTAGATGAGGCGTACATTGAATATGTGACACCTCAACCTGAAAAACATGAAAAGCTAATTCGCACGTATAAAAATTTAATTATTACCCGGACTTTTAGTAAAATTTACGGCTTGGCTAGTGCCCGTGTCGGTTATGGTATCGCGGATAAAGAAATCATCAACCAACTGAATATTGTCCGTCCGCCATTTAACACGACAAGCATTGGTCAAAAATTAGCGATTGAAGCAATTAAGGATCAAGCTTTTATTGAGGCATGCAGAATTTCTAATGCAAATGGAATTAAACAATACGAAGCGTTTGCGAAACAGTTTGAACAAGTGAAACTGTATCCGGCGAATGGTAATTTTGTTTTAATAGATTTGGGTATCGAAGCAGGAACTATTTTTAGCTATTTAGAAAAAAATGGCTATATTACGCGTTCTGGCGCAGCACTTGGTTTTCCAACAGCTGTTCGAATTACAATCGGAAAAGAAGAAGAAAATAGTGCGGTAATTGCACTTTTAGAAAAATTATTGTAA
- the aroH gene encoding chorismate mutase yields the protein MRAIRGATTIEHNTAEEIYAATKELFEEILTQNGITDSEQLTSVIITVTEDIFAAFPAKAVRETPGFEFVPVMGMQEIPVPNSLPMCIRFMVFTDLHKPLRAINHVYLRGAKVLRPDLVKEEDA from the coding sequence TTGAGAGCGATTCGTGGGGCAACAACAATAGAACATAATACAGCAGAAGAAATCTATGCGGCAACGAAAGAATTATTTGAAGAAATTTTAACTCAAAATGGGATAACAGACAGTGAGCAACTGACATCGGTTATTATTACGGTGACAGAAGATATTTTTGCTGCTTTTCCAGCGAAGGCCGTGCGTGAAACACCTGGTTTTGAATTTGTTCCTGTGATGGGGATGCAAGAAATCCCTGTGCCAAATTCGCTTCCAATGTGTATTCGTTTCATGGTATTCACAGATTTACATAAGCCACTCAGAGCCATCAACCATGTCTACTTACGAGGAGCAAAAGTACTACGCCCAGATTTAGTAAAAGAGGAGGATGCGTAA
- the hepT gene encoding heptaprenyl diphosphate synthase component II, with product MKLNFLYANMQKDIDSVEKELKKALSGAAAETTSDAALHLLEAGGKRIRPMFVCLSARLAADADFDAVKNASVAIELIHMASIVHDDVVDDADLRRGRETIKSKWGNHIAMYTGDFLFAKSLEYMTEIKDVAAHKMLSHVTVELSTGEIEQLKDKYNFDQSVRNYLRRIKRKTALLIAASCGLGGVVSGQSEADYQKLYRFGYYVGMAFQITDDVLDFVGTEKELGKPAGEDLRQGNVTLPVFFAMEDPFLKKRISQVTEETPAEEIAVLVEAVKKAGAKQAEDIATAYLKKAVAILDSLPQVPELKPLKQIVRVLDKRNY from the coding sequence ATGAAACTTAACTTTTTATATGCAAATATGCAAAAAGACATTGACTCAGTGGAAAAAGAACTTAAAAAAGCTCTTTCTGGCGCAGCTGCTGAAACGACTTCGGATGCGGCACTTCATTTGTTAGAGGCTGGCGGGAAACGAATTAGACCGATGTTCGTTTGTTTGTCTGCACGACTTGCTGCAGATGCGGATTTTGATGCTGTGAAAAATGCAAGTGTAGCAATTGAATTAATCCATATGGCATCGATTGTGCATGATGATGTGGTGGATGATGCGGATTTAAGACGTGGACGCGAGACGATTAAATCGAAGTGGGGCAACCATATCGCGATGTATACCGGCGACTTTTTGTTTGCCAAGTCACTCGAATATATGACCGAAATTAAAGACGTTGCCGCGCATAAAATGTTATCACATGTTACCGTAGAACTTTCTACTGGTGAAATCGAACAGTTAAAAGATAAGTACAATTTTGACCAAAGTGTGCGTAATTATTTACGCCGAATTAAACGAAAAACAGCCTTACTTATTGCAGCTAGTTGTGGACTTGGTGGCGTTGTTTCAGGTCAAAGTGAAGCAGATTATCAGAAGTTATATCGTTTTGGTTATTATGTTGGTATGGCGTTTCAAATTACGGACGATGTACTTGATTTTGTTGGCACAGAAAAAGAACTCGGTAAACCAGCTGGAGAAGATTTAAGACAAGGAAATGTGACGTTGCCAGTATTTTTCGCAATGGAAGATCCTTTTCTAAAAAAACGTATCAGCCAGGTTACAGAGGAAACCCCAGCAGAAGAAATTGCCGTTTTAGTGGAAGCAGTCAAGAAAGCAGGGGCAAAACAGGCCGAAGATATCGCCACAGCTTACTTAAAAAAAGCAGTAGCAATACTCGATTCGTTGCCGCAAGTGCCTGAATTAAAACCACTGAAGCAAATCGTTCGTGTTTTAGATAAAAGAAATTATTAA
- the menG gene encoding demethylmenaquinone methyltransferase codes for MTETKEEKVHKVFEKISPSYDRMNSVISFKLHVKWRKETMKLMRVQKGTNVLDVCCGTADWSIMMAEEIGPEGHVTGLDFSENMLKVGREKVAEADLHNVELIHGNAMELPFPDNSFDYVTIGFGLRNVPDYMQVLQEMYRVLKPGGQLACIDTSQPNIPGWKQVFNAYFRYVMPVFGKFFAKSYKEYSWLQESTREFPGMARLAEMFQEAGFSYVRYISHSGGASATHFGFKKKEQ; via the coding sequence ATGACGGAAACTAAAGAAGAAAAAGTACATAAAGTATTTGAGAAAATTTCCCCAAGTTATGACCGAATGAATAGTGTAATTAGTTTTAAACTACATGTGAAATGGCGCAAAGAAACAATGAAGCTAATGCGTGTTCAAAAAGGGACGAATGTTCTGGATGTTTGCTGTGGAACGGCAGATTGGTCGATTATGATGGCGGAAGAAATTGGCCCAGAAGGTCATGTGACGGGACTTGATTTTAGTGAAAATATGCTAAAAGTTGGTCGCGAGAAAGTAGCCGAAGCAGATTTGCACAATGTGGAACTTATTCACGGGAATGCAATGGAATTACCTTTTCCAGATAATAGTTTTGACTATGTGACGATTGGCTTTGGGCTTCGAAATGTACCCGATTATATGCAAGTGCTGCAAGAAATGTACCGTGTGTTAAAACCGGGTGGACAGCTTGCGTGTATCGATACGTCGCAACCTAATATTCCCGGATGGAAACAAGTGTTTAATGCTTATTTCCGTTACGTGATGCCTGTTTTCGGGAAATTTTTTGCGAAGAGTTATAAAGAATATAGCTGGTTACAAGAATCAACGCGCGAGTTTCCAGGAATGGCACGACTTGCGGAGATGTTTCAAGAAGCCGGGTTTTCATACGTAAGATATATTTCACACAGTGGCGGCGCGAGTGCAACCCACTTTGGATTTAAAAAGAAGGAACAATAA
- the aroA gene encoding 3-phosphoshikimate 1-carboxyvinyltransferase produces MKLITNKQGLVGAITVPGDKSMSHRSIMFGAIAEGKTVIRHFLRADDCLGTIKAFKALGVKIEETEEEIIVHGTGFDGLKQADGPLDIGNSGTTIRLMMGILAGQDFDTVILGDESIAKRPMNRVMLPLQQMGAKMHGKDGSEFAPITIVGKQTLKRMEYHMPVASAQVKSAIIFAALQAEGETIIHEKEKTRDHTEHMIRQFGGEIEMDGLTIRVKGGQKFTGQEMTVPGDVSSAAFFIVAGLITPGSEIELTHVGLNPTRTGIFDVVEQMGGSLVVKDSSRSTGKLAGTVVVKTSELKGTEIGGDIIPRLIDEIPVIALLATQAEGTTIIKDAAELKVKETNRIDAVATELNKMGADITPTEDGLIIRGKTPLHAANVTSYGDHRIGMMLQIAALLVEEGDVELERPEAVSVSYPTFFEDIRSLLK; encoded by the coding sequence ATGAAATTAATTACAAATAAACAAGGACTAGTTGGTGCAATCACAGTCCCTGGAGATAAATCGATGTCCCACCGAAGCATTATGTTTGGGGCCATTGCAGAAGGAAAAACGGTCATTCGTCATTTCTTACGTGCAGATGATTGCCTTGGAACAATTAAAGCTTTTAAAGCACTAGGTGTAAAAATTGAAGAAACCGAAGAAGAAATTATTGTGCACGGTACTGGCTTTGATGGCTTAAAACAAGCGGATGGCCCACTTGATATTGGTAACTCGGGAACAACGATTCGTTTAATGATGGGGATTTTAGCAGGACAAGATTTTGATACTGTCATTTTAGGTGATGAATCAATTGCGAAGCGTCCAATGAACCGAGTGATGCTTCCACTACAACAAATGGGAGCCAAAATGCACGGCAAAGATGGTTCGGAATTTGCGCCAATTACAATCGTTGGTAAGCAAACGCTAAAACGAATGGAATATCATATGCCAGTTGCTAGCGCGCAAGTGAAAAGTGCGATTATTTTCGCAGCGTTGCAAGCAGAAGGCGAAACGATTATCCATGAAAAAGAAAAAACACGTGACCATACCGAGCACATGATTCGCCAATTTGGCGGTGAAATCGAAATGGATGGTTTAACAATTCGCGTCAAAGGTGGTCAAAAATTCACTGGACAAGAAATGACTGTCCCGGGTGATGTTTCCTCCGCAGCGTTCTTTATCGTCGCTGGTTTAATCACGCCGGGAAGTGAAATTGAACTAACACATGTTGGCTTAAATCCTACTAGAACAGGGATTTTTGATGTCGTAGAGCAAATGGGTGGCAGTTTAGTTGTCAAAGATTCCAGCAGAAGTACCGGGAAATTAGCAGGTACGGTTGTTGTGAAAACGAGTGAGTTAAAAGGAACCGAAATTGGCGGCGATATTATTCCTCGTTTAATTGACGAAATTCCAGTTATCGCACTTTTAGCAACGCAAGCAGAAGGAACGACAATCATTAAAGATGCGGCTGAATTAAAAGTCAAAGAAACGAACCGTATTGATGCGGTTGCAACGGAGCTAAACAAAATGGGTGCCGATATTACGCCAACCGAAGACGGCTTAATTATCCGCGGAAAAACACCACTTCATGCGGCTAATGTCACGAGTTACGGCGATCATCGTATTGGCATGATGTTACAAATCGCGGCACTACTTGTCGAAGAAGGCGATGTGGAGCTAGAGCGACCAGAAGCAGTTTCTGTTTCTTATCCGACATTCTTTGAAGATATTCGTTCCCTTTTAAAATAA
- a CDS encoding prephenate dehydrogenase → MKGTVVIVGLGLIGGSIALAIKAKHPEAHIIGIDVSYHSLEVGKSLGVIDEIGESILIDGPKADVLIFCCPVKETEQLLARLPELTLKKNVIVTDTGSTKGTIMEASTALRESGITFIGGHPMAGSHKSGVRAAKELLFENAYYLLTPTKDVAEDKVAELRTWLAGTNAKFLVLSPNEHDEITGMLSHLPHIVAAALVNQTQSFTEEHPAAFRLAAGGFRDITRVASSDPRMWTDISISNQKTLTKQLTIWRDSMNQALEMLGSEDATSIYAFFDGAKEFRDSLPVHQGGAIPSFYDLFVDVPDYPGVISEVTRYLGEEEISLTNIKILETREDIFGVLQITFQSDEDRDRAKRCIETRSNYTCHYE, encoded by the coding sequence ATGAAAGGGACGGTAGTTATTGTTGGGCTTGGGTTGATTGGCGGTTCTATTGCTCTGGCAATTAAAGCCAAACATCCAGAAGCGCATATCATCGGAATTGACGTTTCCTATCATTCGTTAGAAGTTGGGAAGTCTCTTGGCGTCATCGATGAAATTGGCGAAAGTATTTTAATAGATGGACCAAAAGCAGATGTACTTATTTTCTGTTGTCCAGTAAAAGAAACAGAACAATTACTCGCACGCTTACCAGAACTTACTTTAAAGAAAAATGTGATTGTTACTGATACAGGTAGTACAAAAGGAACCATTATGGAAGCATCCACGGCACTTCGGGAAAGTGGTATTACTTTTATCGGCGGTCATCCAATGGCAGGCTCGCATAAAAGTGGTGTCCGCGCTGCCAAAGAATTATTGTTCGAAAATGCCTATTATTTGTTAACGCCAACGAAAGATGTAGCAGAAGACAAAGTCGCAGAGCTTAGAACATGGCTTGCTGGAACGAATGCTAAATTTTTAGTGTTATCACCGAATGAACATGATGAAATAACAGGGATGCTTAGCCATTTACCACATATTGTGGCGGCGGCTTTAGTTAATCAGACGCAAAGTTTTACAGAAGAACATCCCGCTGCGTTTCGACTGGCGGCAGGAGGATTTCGTGATATTACCCGGGTCGCGTCCTCTGATCCAAGAATGTGGACGGATATTTCTATCAGCAACCAAAAAACGTTAACGAAGCAGCTGACAATTTGGCGCGATAGTATGAACCAAGCACTAGAAATGCTTGGAAGTGAAGACGCTACTTCGATTTATGCCTTTTTTGACGGGGCAAAAGAATTTCGCGATTCGCTTCCAGTTCATCAAGGTGGCGCGATTCCATCCTTTTACGATTTATTTGTCGATGTACCAGATTATCCCGGGGTCATTTCGGAAGTGACTAGGTATCTGGGCGAAGAAGAAATTAGTTTAACGAACATTAAGATTTTGGAAACCCGCGAAGATATTTTCGGTGTGTTACAAATTACTTTCCAATCAGATGAAGACAGGGACCGGGCGAAACGTTGCATTGAAACGAGAAGTAACTATACATGCCATTACGAATAG
- the ndk gene encoding nucleoside-diphosphate kinase has translation MEQTYVMVKPDGVERGLIGEIVARIEKKGLKLVAGKLMQIDRELAEKHYAEHIGKPFFEDLIGFITSGPVFAMVLEGDGAITTARRMMGKTNPLEADPGTIRADYAIHTNRNVIHGSDSPESAKREIQLFFAPHEILSYQKAIDTWI, from the coding sequence ATGGAACAAACTTATGTAATGGTTAAGCCGGATGGCGTGGAACGAGGACTTATTGGTGAAATTGTAGCAAGAATTGAGAAAAAAGGCTTGAAACTTGTTGCTGGAAAATTAATGCAAATTGACCGCGAACTAGCAGAAAAACATTATGCGGAACATATTGGAAAACCTTTTTTCGAGGATTTAATTGGCTTTATCACTTCTGGACCTGTATTTGCGATGGTGTTAGAAGGTGACGGGGCGATTACGACTGCGCGCCGAATGATGGGGAAAACGAATCCGTTAGAAGCAGATCCTGGAACTATTCGCGCGGATTATGCGATACATACTAATCGAAATGTGATTCATGGCTCAGATAGCCCAGAAAGTGCAAAACGGGAAATTCAACTGTTTTTTGCACCGCATGAAATTTTAAGTTATCAAAAAGCAATCGACACTTGGATTTAA
- a CDS encoding heptaprenyl diphosphate synthase component 1, with product MTYQAREAGLKEVEQLVHEQAVYQYLQENNEGGQMDKDQMLFLHEAISGSDLTDASAYRVVSATLYMILAHDTHEKIDEPDDVVQLTRKEQELTVLAGDFYSALYYRTLAELEMIPLLRALQNGVQETNTAKTNIYQLHVATDEEFLSQLTLTNAAIFAKFAKYFMKDETFIALGCQFFLLKRLQMELATYKEIGASRLKRAFDHGYFAKEAVTNFESWLVAIIRDVKSEVERLKDKSEPLSNILEKRIIEVLND from the coding sequence ATGACTTATCAGGCAAGAGAGGCTGGGCTAAAGGAAGTGGAGCAGTTGGTACATGAGCAAGCAGTCTATCAGTATTTACAAGAGAATAATGAAGGCGGGCAAATGGACAAAGATCAAATGCTATTTCTTCATGAAGCGATTTCTGGCTCTGATTTGACTGATGCTTCTGCATATCGCGTCGTTAGTGCAACGCTGTACATGATTTTGGCGCATGATACACATGAAAAAATCGATGAACCAGATGATGTTGTGCAGCTGACTCGCAAAGAGCAAGAGCTGACGGTTCTCGCTGGAGATTTTTATAGCGCACTCTATTATCGCACGCTTGCTGAATTAGAAATGATTCCACTACTGCGGGCCTTGCAAAATGGTGTCCAAGAAACAAACACGGCCAAAACTAATATTTATCAATTACATGTAGCGACAGATGAAGAATTTCTATCTCAACTTACTTTGACGAATGCGGCGATTTTTGCTAAGTTTGCGAAGTACTTTATGAAAGATGAAACTTTTATCGCGCTAGGTTGCCAGTTCTTTTTACTTAAAAGACTTCAAATGGAACTTGCTACTTACAAGGAAATTGGTGCGTCTAGGTTGAAGCGCGCGTTTGATCATGGTTATTTTGCGAAAGAAGCTGTAACTAATTTTGAGAGTTGGTTAGTGGCGATTATTCGTGATGTGAAAAGTGAAGTGGAACGGCTGAAAGATAAGTCCGAACCGCTTTCTAATATACTGGAAAAAAGAATCATCGAAGTTCTTAACGACTGA